In a single window of the Amycolatopsis sp. cg5 genome:
- a CDS encoding aromatase/cyclase — MPHDEHRVTVMAPAEIVFDLISDVRRWPYTLTPTIHAEQLERTGGTERIRLWALANGEVKTWTSLREIDATGKRVSFRQEVTQAPAAEMRGEWILEPNGPRETSVLLTHDYRAIDDDPEREQWIRLAVDRNSVAELDRIKVAAERRKLDELTLSFEDSLRIGGSAGDVYEFLYQAKAWPERLPHVARLELEEDVPGVQRMEMDTRGADGSVHTTKSIRICFDGERIVYKQTEVPALMSAHTGEWQLEPDGDGVLATSRHTVVIEPAAVPKVFGEGATLRKAREFVQQALSKNSCTTLAHAKAFAEARRG, encoded by the coding sequence GTGCCTCACGACGAGCACCGCGTCACCGTCATGGCGCCCGCCGAGATCGTCTTCGACCTGATCTCGGACGTGCGCCGATGGCCGTACACCCTCACCCCGACCATCCACGCCGAACAGCTCGAGCGCACCGGCGGCACCGAGCGGATCCGCCTGTGGGCGCTCGCGAACGGCGAAGTGAAGACGTGGACCTCGCTACGGGAGATCGACGCGACGGGCAAGCGGGTGAGTTTCCGGCAGGAGGTCACCCAGGCGCCCGCCGCCGAGATGCGCGGCGAGTGGATCCTCGAACCGAACGGCCCGAGGGAGACCTCCGTGCTGCTCACGCACGACTACCGGGCCATCGACGACGACCCGGAGCGTGAGCAGTGGATCCGGCTGGCGGTGGACCGCAACAGCGTCGCCGAGCTCGACCGGATCAAGGTGGCCGCCGAGCGGCGCAAGCTCGACGAGCTCACTCTGTCCTTTGAGGACTCACTGCGCATCGGCGGTTCCGCAGGCGACGTCTACGAGTTCCTGTACCAGGCGAAGGCGTGGCCGGAGCGGCTGCCGCACGTCGCCAGGCTGGAACTGGAGGAGGACGTGCCCGGCGTGCAGCGGATGGAGATGGACACCAGGGGCGCGGACGGCTCGGTGCACACCACCAAGTCGATCCGGATCTGCTTCGACGGCGAGCGCATCGTCTACAAGCAGACCGAGGTGCCCGCGCTGATGAGCGCGCACACCGGCGAATGGCAGCTGGAGCCCGACGGCGACGGGGTGCTGGCCACCTCACGGCACACCGTGGTGATCGAGCCCGCCGCGGTGCCGAAGGTGTTCGGCGAGGGCGCGACGCTGCGCAAGGCCCGGGAGTTCGTGCAGCAGGCGCTGAGCAAGAACAGCTGCACGACTTTGGCGCACGCCAAGGCTTTCGCGGAGGCACGCCGTGGCTGA
- a CDS encoding SDR family NAD(P)-dependent oxidoreductase — protein MPEERKVAVVTGATRGIGRAVTEQLAGAGHAVYVCSRTADELAVALKELTERGLEVDGTTCDVRSPEEIRAFVRSAVDRYGPIDVLVNNAGRSGGGITAEIADELWFDVIATNLHSVFLMTREVLTTGGMLGKQRGRIVNIASTGGKQGVVFAVPYSASKHGVIGLTKALGLELAKTGVTVNAVCPGYVETPMAQRVREGYAAHWGITESDVLERFEAKIPLGRYSTPAEVAGMVGYLVSEAADPITAQAINVCGGLGNY, from the coding sequence GTGCCAGAAGAGCGGAAGGTCGCGGTGGTCACCGGTGCGACGCGGGGCATCGGCCGCGCGGTCACCGAGCAGCTGGCGGGTGCCGGTCATGCCGTGTACGTGTGCTCCCGCACCGCGGACGAGCTCGCGGTGGCGCTCAAGGAGCTCACCGAGCGAGGACTCGAAGTGGACGGCACCACCTGCGATGTCCGCTCCCCGGAAGAGATCCGCGCGTTCGTCCGGTCCGCTGTGGACCGGTACGGCCCGATCGACGTGCTGGTCAACAACGCCGGGCGCAGCGGGGGCGGGATCACCGCCGAGATCGCCGACGAGCTCTGGTTCGACGTCATCGCCACGAACCTGCACAGCGTGTTCCTGATGACCCGCGAGGTGCTCACCACCGGCGGCATGCTCGGCAAGCAGCGTGGCCGGATCGTCAACATCGCCTCCACCGGAGGCAAGCAGGGTGTCGTGTTCGCGGTCCCGTATTCGGCGTCGAAGCACGGCGTGATCGGCCTGACGAAGGCGCTGGGGCTGGAGCTCGCGAAGACCGGTGTCACGGTCAACGCGGTGTGCCCCGGCTACGTGGAAACCCCGATGGCGCAACGGGTCCGCGAAGGCTACGCCGCGCACTGGGGCATCACGGAGTCCGACGTCCTCGAGCGGTTCGAGGCCAAGATCCCGCTCGGCCGGTACTCCACGCCCGCCGAGGTCGCCGGGATGGTCGGCTACCTCGTCTCCGAAGCGGCGGACCCGATCACCGCGCAGGCGATCAACGTCTGCGGCGGCCTCGGCAACTACTGA
- a CDS encoding nuclear transport factor 2 family protein produces MVLPSTAQYWRADVGLYHRVQQFYAWQMQLLDDGRVDEWAATFTEDGVFAANAHPEPVSGRENIAAGARAAVAKLAADGLVRRHWLGMLTVAEQPDGTIKARSYALVINTPKGGQAAVHVSTSCEDVLVADGPDLLVADRRVTRDDL; encoded by the coding sequence ATGGTGTTGCCTTCGACTGCCCAGTACTGGCGAGCCGATGTCGGGCTCTATCACCGGGTTCAGCAGTTCTACGCGTGGCAGATGCAGCTGCTCGACGACGGCCGGGTCGACGAGTGGGCGGCCACCTTCACCGAGGACGGCGTGTTCGCGGCCAACGCGCACCCGGAACCGGTCAGTGGCCGGGAGAACATCGCCGCGGGCGCACGCGCGGCGGTCGCGAAACTGGCGGCCGACGGGCTGGTGCGCAGGCACTGGCTGGGCATGCTGACGGTGGCCGAGCAGCCGGACGGGACGATCAAGGCCAGGAGCTACGCGCTGGTGATCAACACGCCGAAGGGCGGGCAGGCCGCGGTGCACGTGAGCACCAGCTGCGAGGACGTGCTGGTCGCCGACGGGCCGGACCTGCTCGTGGCCGACCGCCGGGTCACCCGCGACGATCTCTGA
- a CDS encoding cytochrome P450, with translation MTSDLDIPVVPLAESPVCAADPYPGLARLRELGPAVRAHTSFMGEVWLVTRYDLARELLADPRFSRRRPDDGEVAAVDSDPPDHTRIRRLVGKAFTHHRIQRLRGWVQELVDGMLDELDTEGPVDLLDRFAYRLPIAVICEMLGAPESDRDDVRARTEKILAGEVAENREEVYDRTKDYIVELIARKRAEPGEDLLSALIAARDGDAVLSEPELVELGIALIAAGYATTTNLIGNGIHALLTNPDQLALLRERPELIGSAVEEFLRYESSFSAAGQIAREDIETAGLRIRAGDVVLISFCGANRDPRRFPDPDRLDITRDPNPHLAFSHGIHHCLGAPLARLEAEIAIGTVVRRFPGLALAGPVSWRENIMRGLHALPVTLGEPRRARS, from the coding sequence ATGACGAGCGACCTCGACATCCCGGTCGTCCCGCTGGCGGAAAGCCCGGTCTGCGCCGCCGATCCGTACCCGGGGCTGGCGCGGCTGCGCGAGCTGGGACCGGCCGTCCGCGCGCACACGAGCTTCATGGGCGAGGTCTGGCTGGTCACCCGCTACGACCTCGCCCGCGAGCTGCTCGCCGACCCGCGGTTCTCCCGCAGGCGGCCGGACGACGGCGAAGTGGCCGCGGTGGACTCGGATCCGCCGGACCACACCCGGATCCGCCGGCTGGTCGGCAAGGCGTTCACCCATCACCGGATCCAGCGGCTGCGCGGCTGGGTGCAGGAGCTGGTCGACGGCATGCTCGACGAGCTCGACACCGAGGGCCCCGTCGACCTGCTCGACCGGTTCGCCTACCGGCTGCCGATCGCGGTGATCTGCGAGATGCTCGGCGCGCCGGAGTCGGACAGGGACGACGTGCGTGCCCGCACCGAGAAGATCCTCGCCGGCGAAGTCGCCGAGAACCGCGAAGAGGTCTACGACCGGACCAAGGACTACATCGTCGAGCTGATCGCGCGGAAGCGGGCGGAGCCGGGCGAGGACCTGCTGAGCGCGCTGATCGCGGCCCGCGACGGCGACGCCGTGCTGAGCGAGCCCGAACTGGTCGAGCTCGGCATCGCGCTCATCGCCGCGGGCTACGCGACGACGACGAACCTCATCGGCAACGGCATCCACGCGCTGCTGACCAACCCGGACCAGCTGGCGCTGCTGCGCGAGCGCCCGGAGCTGATCGGCTCGGCCGTCGAGGAGTTCCTCCGCTACGAGAGCTCCTTCAGCGCGGCGGGCCAGATCGCCAGGGAGGACATCGAGACGGCGGGCCTGCGCATCCGCGCGGGCGACGTGGTGCTCATTTCCTTCTGTGGCGCCAATCGCGACCCCCGGCGGTTCCCCGATCCCGACCGGCTCGACATCACCAGGGACCCCAACCCGCATCTCGCCTTCTCCCACGGCATCCACCACTGCCTCGGCGCGCCGCTGGCCAGGCTGGAGGCCGAGATCGCCATCGGCACGGTGGTCCGGCGCTTCCCCGGGCTGGCACTGGCCGGGCCGGTCAGCTGGCGGGAGAACATCATGCGCGGCCTGCACGCGCTGCCCGTAACGCTCGGCGAACCCCGGAGGGCGCGGTCATGA
- a CDS encoding dTDP-4-dehydrorhamnose 3,5-epimerase family protein has product MKITEMTIPDAFRIVPDQIPDLRGNFYESWRQSELTAAMGRPFTVEQVNYSVSQRGTLRGIHGTTMPPGQAKVITCVRGQVLDVVVDLRIGSPTFGMYETTIQDEESGITVCIAEGLGHAFLALTDDVCMNYVCAAEYVHGTMLDIQALDPKIGIPWNLTEDPIMSEKDRAAPTLDEAVALGLLPTYEQCLAHYAAAKETSR; this is encoded by the coding sequence ATGAAGATCACCGAGATGACGATCCCCGACGCGTTCCGGATCGTGCCGGACCAGATCCCGGACCTGCGCGGGAACTTCTACGAGTCGTGGCGCCAGAGCGAGCTGACCGCGGCCATGGGCCGCCCGTTCACCGTCGAGCAGGTGAACTACTCGGTCTCGCAACGCGGCACGCTGCGCGGCATCCACGGCACCACCATGCCGCCCGGCCAGGCCAAGGTGATCACCTGCGTGCGCGGCCAGGTGCTCGACGTGGTGGTGGACCTGCGCATCGGGTCACCGACCTTCGGCATGTACGAGACGACCATCCAGGACGAGGAGTCCGGGATCACCGTCTGCATCGCCGAGGGGCTCGGGCACGCGTTCCTGGCGCTGACCGACGACGTGTGCATGAACTACGTGTGCGCGGCGGAGTACGTGCACGGCACGATGCTCGACATCCAGGCGCTCGACCCGAAGATCGGGATACCGTGGAACCTCACCGAGGACCCGATCATGTCGGAGAAGGACCGCGCGGCGCCGACGCTCGACGAGGCCGTCGCGCTGGGCCTGCTCCCGACCTATGAGCAGTGCCTCGCCCACTACGCCGCCGCGAAGGAGACGAGCCGGTGA
- a CDS encoding Gfo/Idh/MocA family protein: protein MSQVRFGVLGCADIAWRRMLPAMAADAGVTIAAVASRTPEKADRFARRFGCAAVTGYQELLDRADIDAVYIPLPAVLHAEWTERALLAGKHVLAEKPLTTDLPIAAKLADLAKSTGRLLFENFMFLHHSQHRAVRELIDGGAIGEPRGFSATFTIPPKPPGDIRYQSGVGGGGLLDVGGYPLRAALHFLGPDLEFAGGVLRHDRGLDLPLSGTALLATPAGVTANLTFGMEHSYVTSYEFAGSTGRLFLDRVFTPPVTHQPVVRIERQDHREELTLPPDDQFANVVALFARAVLDGTDLDGHLDGSLRQAALMDQVRDGSRRIMT, encoded by the coding sequence GTGAGCCAGGTCAGGTTCGGAGTGCTCGGCTGCGCCGACATCGCGTGGCGGCGCATGCTGCCCGCGATGGCGGCCGACGCCGGCGTGACCATCGCCGCCGTGGCGAGCCGGACGCCGGAGAAGGCGGACCGGTTCGCCCGGCGGTTCGGCTGCGCCGCGGTGACCGGATACCAGGAGCTGCTCGACCGCGCCGACATCGACGCCGTCTACATCCCGCTGCCCGCGGTGCTGCACGCCGAGTGGACCGAACGCGCGCTGCTCGCGGGCAAGCACGTGCTGGCGGAGAAGCCGCTGACCACGGACCTGCCGATCGCCGCGAAGCTGGCCGATCTCGCCAAGTCCACCGGGCGGCTGCTGTTCGAGAACTTCATGTTCCTGCACCACTCGCAGCATCGCGCGGTGCGCGAGCTGATCGACGGCGGCGCGATCGGTGAACCGCGCGGGTTCAGCGCGACGTTCACCATCCCGCCGAAGCCGCCGGGCGACATCCGCTACCAGTCCGGCGTCGGCGGTGGCGGGCTGCTCGACGTCGGCGGCTATCCGCTGCGCGCCGCGCTGCATTTCCTCGGCCCAGACCTGGAATTCGCGGGCGGGGTGCTGCGCCACGACCGCGGGCTGGACCTCCCGCTGTCCGGCACGGCGCTGCTGGCCACGCCTGCCGGGGTGACCGCGAACCTCACGTTCGGCATGGAGCATTCCTATGTGACGAGCTACGAGTTCGCCGGCAGCACCGGACGGCTGTTCCTCGACCGGGTGTTCACCCCGCCGGTCACCCATCAGCCGGTGGTCAGGATCGAGCGGCAGGACCACCGCGAGGAGCTGACGCTGCCGCCGGACGACCAGTTCGCCAACGTGGTGGCCCTGTTCGCCCGCGCGGTGCTCGACGGCACGGATCTCGACGGGCACCTCGACGGCTCGCTGCGCCAGGCCGCCCTGATGGACCAGGTCAGGGACGGCTCCAGGCGGATCATGACGTGA
- a CDS encoding SDR family NAD(P)-dependent oxidoreductase, with amino-acid sequence MADKPFDARTVVVTGGGTGIGRATALAFAALGARRVLITGRRADRLAEVAALDAAITPVTADVTTERGAGEVAEAVREHGGTLDVLVHNAGVFRHTPVDGLESAKAREVLETNVLGPITLTSRLAPLLRSPGGSVVLVSSMAAGKPVPGAGVYAASKAAVDCLTRAWALELAPRGIRVNAVAPSSVRTEVWAAGGFSPKQIDAIFAAEAAKTPLGVNCRTEDVTPWITRFAEDSSAFVTGQVLTVGGGADLT; translated from the coding sequence ATGGCGGACAAGCCGTTCGACGCCAGGACCGTGGTCGTCACCGGAGGCGGGACCGGCATCGGCCGCGCCACCGCGCTCGCCTTCGCGGCGCTCGGCGCGCGCCGGGTGCTGATCACCGGCAGGCGGGCGGACCGGCTCGCCGAGGTCGCCGCGCTGGACGCGGCGATCACGCCGGTCACCGCCGACGTCACGACCGAGCGGGGAGCGGGCGAGGTCGCCGAAGCGGTGCGCGAGCACGGCGGCACGCTCGACGTGCTCGTGCACAACGCGGGCGTCTTCCGGCACACCCCGGTGGACGGGCTCGAATCCGCCAAAGCGCGGGAAGTGCTCGAAACCAACGTGCTCGGCCCGATCACGTTGACCTCGCGGCTGGCGCCGCTGCTGCGCTCGCCGGGCGGGAGCGTCGTGCTGGTGTCCAGCATGGCGGCGGGCAAACCGGTGCCCGGCGCCGGCGTCTACGCCGCGAGCAAGGCCGCGGTCGACTGCCTCACCAGGGCATGGGCGCTCGAACTGGCGCCACGCGGGATCAGGGTCAACGCCGTCGCCCCGAGCTCCGTGCGCACCGAGGTGTGGGCGGCGGGCGGGTTCAGCCCGAAGCAGATCGACGCGATCTTCGCCGCCGAGGCGGCGAAGACCCCGCTCGGGGTGAACTGCCGTACCGAGGACGTGACGCCGTGGATCACCCGGTTCGCGGAGGACTCCAGCGCGTTCGTGACCGGCCAGGTGCTCACCGTCGGAGGCGGCGCCGACCTGACGTGA
- a CDS encoding TetR/AcrR family transcriptional regulator, with the protein MTKTPDTPEPSRRRAPGMNTDQRRAMIIQATLPLIAEHGAAITTSKIAAAAGIGEATIFRVFKDKEELLDACLAEALRPDGALAAIAEIPLDISLHERLIEAAGALEAHVGRMGRVLGAMHASGHRAGPRRGAPADGEAPRRGGESRTAGIDQTREALAALFEPEKAGLRLPPEDLASVLLDLLFARSRGASGSREPVCIASLIHLFLHGAFDMSKIPAEYGGEA; encoded by the coding sequence ATGACGAAGACACCTGACACCCCAGAGCCCAGCCGGCGCCGAGCGCCGGGAATGAACACCGACCAACGCAGGGCGATGATCATCCAGGCGACCCTGCCGCTGATCGCCGAGCACGGCGCCGCGATCACCACCAGCAAGATCGCCGCCGCCGCGGGCATCGGCGAAGCCACCATCTTCCGCGTCTTCAAGGACAAGGAGGAACTGCTCGACGCCTGCCTCGCCGAGGCACTGCGCCCCGACGGCGCGCTGGCCGCCATCGCCGAGATCCCGCTCGACATCTCACTGCACGAGCGGCTGATCGAAGCCGCGGGCGCGCTCGAGGCGCACGTCGGCCGGATGGGCCGGGTGCTGGGCGCGATGCACGCGTCAGGCCACCGGGCCGGACCGCGCCGCGGCGCACCCGCCGACGGCGAGGCGCCCCGCCGGGGTGGCGAGAGCCGCACGGCCGGGATCGACCAGACCCGCGAAGCGCTGGCCGCGCTGTTCGAGCCCGAGAAGGCGGGCCTGCGGCTGCCGCCGGAGGACCTGGCGAGCGTGCTGCTCGACCTGCTGTTCGCGCGGTCACGTGGCGCGAGCGGCTCCCGCGAGCCGGTGTGCATCGCCTCGCTGATCCACCTGTTCCTGCACGGGGCGTTCGACATGTCGAAGATCCCGGCCGAGTACGGCGGTGAGGCCTAG
- a CDS encoding ABC transporter ATP-binding protein: MRRLPFGLDDPTSVADSGLTGPIDIPDPKPQVQKKDFRSRWKRMRESVVGTVRGLPRVVKLTWAASPLLTITMAVVTVISGLMPTLSAYLVKLLMDAVVQAIGVHSQHLPDRVPLALPLLGDVQVTSMTNIVAVALFQFVVFVVGATMTAMTNIAQQLLQEKMLLTIRHKVMDQATKLDLAFFEGSQSYDLLRQAEQEAPARPLSMMNSAFGLVKTAITFASMITLLVAISPMLAVIALLTPIPAFISQSRFSARGFALTFLSSPIRRRMEYLSSLVTTDTYAKEVKLFGFGPYLVERFRKLGQVYYERQRKLIGVRNVVGTAWSMLTTFTSSAIYLYIALQAVEGNLTLGDLALYTGAATAVQSSVQGLFIGFTGMYENNLFLDTLFRFLGTKPSIRRPEKPVPVPESVHGQITFENVSFSYQGTTERALDNVSFTINAGETLAVVGRNGAGKSTLIKLLCRLYDPTDGRILLDGTDIKQFDPEEYRTRISAMFQDFVTYQATAGENIGLGDLPHLEDLDLIKDSARRAGIADRVERLPKQFDSPLGRWFDQGVSLSGGEWQKIALARAFMRKSPILVLDEPTSALDAQAEHDLFSRLRELAHGRTTLYISHRFSTVRQADRILLLDGGQVAEHGTHGELMALNASYAELFNLQAAAYLDEELTS, from the coding sequence ATGCGTCGCCTGCCGTTCGGCCTCGACGACCCGACCTCAGTCGCCGACAGCGGGCTGACCGGCCCGATCGACATCCCCGACCCGAAACCCCAAGTACAGAAGAAGGACTTCCGGTCGCGCTGGAAACGGATGCGCGAGTCGGTGGTCGGCACCGTGCGCGGCCTGCCCAGGGTCGTCAAGCTGACCTGGGCGGCCAGCCCCCTGCTCACGATCACCATGGCGGTGGTCACGGTGATCAGCGGCCTGATGCCGACGCTGTCCGCGTATCTGGTCAAACTGCTGATGGACGCGGTGGTCCAGGCCATCGGAGTCCACTCGCAGCACCTGCCGGACCGCGTGCCACTCGCGCTGCCCCTGCTGGGCGACGTGCAGGTGACCTCGATGACGAACATCGTCGCGGTCGCGCTCTTCCAGTTCGTCGTGTTCGTCGTCGGCGCGACCATGACCGCGATGACGAACATCGCGCAGCAGCTGCTGCAGGAGAAGATGCTGCTGACCATCCGGCACAAGGTGATGGACCAGGCGACCAAACTGGACCTGGCCTTCTTCGAGGGTTCGCAGTCCTACGACCTGCTGCGCCAGGCGGAGCAGGAAGCGCCTGCCCGCCCGCTGTCGATGATGAACTCCGCGTTCGGACTGGTGAAGACGGCGATCACGTTCGCCAGCATGATCACCCTGCTGGTCGCGATCAGCCCCATGCTCGCGGTGATCGCGCTGCTCACCCCGATCCCGGCGTTCATCTCCCAGTCCCGCTTCAGCGCACGCGGTTTCGCGCTGACCTTCCTCAGCTCCCCCATCCGCCGCCGCATGGAGTACCTGTCGTCGCTGGTCACCACCGACACCTACGCCAAGGAAGTCAAGCTGTTCGGCTTCGGGCCTTACCTGGTCGAGCGGTTCCGCAAGCTCGGTCAGGTCTACTACGAGCGCCAGCGCAAGCTGATCGGCGTCCGCAACGTGGTGGGCACGGCGTGGAGCATGCTGACGACGTTCACCAGCTCCGCCATCTACCTCTACATCGCGCTCCAGGCCGTCGAGGGCAACCTGACGCTCGGTGACCTGGCGCTCTACACCGGCGCGGCCACGGCCGTGCAGAGTTCGGTGCAGGGCTTGTTCATCGGCTTCACCGGCATGTACGAGAACAACCTCTTCCTGGACACGCTCTTCCGCTTCCTGGGCACCAAGCCCTCGATCCGCAGGCCCGAGAAACCGGTGCCGGTCCCCGAATCCGTGCACGGCCAGATCACCTTCGAGAACGTCTCGTTCAGCTACCAGGGCACCACCGAGCGCGCGCTCGACAACGTCAGCTTCACCATCAACGCCGGCGAGACGCTGGCTGTCGTCGGCCGCAACGGCGCGGGAAAGTCAACGCTCATCAAGCTTTTGTGCAGGCTGTACGACCCGACCGACGGCCGCATCCTGCTCGACGGCACCGACATCAAGCAGTTCGACCCTGAGGAGTACCGCACCCGCATCAGCGCCATGTTCCAGGACTTCGTGACCTACCAGGCGACCGCGGGCGAGAACATCGGCCTCGGCGACCTCCCCCACCTCGAAGACCTCGACCTGATCAAGGACTCCGCCCGCCGCGCCGGCATCGCCGACCGCGTCGAGCGCCTGCCCAAGCAGTTCGACAGCCCGCTGGGCCGCTGGTTCGACCAGGGCGTCAGCCTGTCCGGCGGCGAATGGCAGAAGATCGCGCTCGCCCGCGCCTTCATGCGGAAGTCCCCGATCCTCGTACTCGACGAGCCCACCTCGGCACTCGACGCCCAGGCCGAGCACGACCTGTTCTCCCGCCTGCGCGAACTCGCCCACGGCCGCACCACGCTCTACATCTCGCACCGGTTCTCCACGGTCCGCCAGGCCGACCGCATCCTCCTGCTCGACGGCGGCCAGGTGGCCGAGCACGGCACGCACGGCGAACTGATGGCGCTCAACGCCAGCTACGCCGAGCTCTTCAACCTCCAGGCCGCGGCCTACCTCGACGAAGAACTCACCTCATGA
- a CDS encoding FAD-dependent oxidoreductase: MPEERVPVLISGGGGTGLAAALFLARQGVKPLLVEKHERTSIYPRATGLAPRTRELLREAGLDEAVLAAGSLMASNGGKLVVEQLAGTDLAKAHRVSPVADDSMDIVGSVSPITSTNGICPQDRLEPILLAEARELGADIRFGTEVVDLAETDDGVTVTVLDHETGQRSVIAADHVIAADGAASPIRERLGISSTGPGPLGGPMITVLFRADLTDLVRGHEFVVCEIRKPDAEGLLLAINNTDRWVFYISCPPGSGRTPADFPPQRCLEVVREAIGLPDLDVELLAVMPWQAAASVADEMRRGRVFLIGDAAHVMPPSGAYGLNTGIADAHNLAWKLAMVSRGEAGPALLDSYERERLPVGRFTVEQAMLVQRNPRLHWDLKSSLAEREQLGMAHPVVVSLCQQYVSGAVDGPRAELPSLSDPALNLDGHPGTRAPHLRVLRDGVSVSTVDLFGTGFVLLCGPGGHRWQAAAEELPVTAYRLAADGDLVDAEQRWAALAGIKPEGALLVRPDGFVAWRGVDDTEASAAHLGRVLRGVLY; the protein is encoded by the coding sequence GTGCCGGAAGAACGGGTGCCCGTGCTGATCTCGGGCGGGGGAGGGACCGGGCTGGCGGCGGCGCTTTTCCTTGCCCGGCAAGGAGTCAAGCCGCTGCTGGTGGAAAAGCACGAGCGGACCTCGATCTATCCGAGGGCGACCGGGCTCGCGCCGCGCACCAGGGAGCTGCTGCGCGAGGCCGGGCTCGACGAGGCGGTGCTCGCGGCGGGCAGCCTGATGGCGAGCAACGGCGGCAAGCTCGTCGTCGAGCAGCTCGCGGGCACGGATCTGGCCAAGGCACACCGGGTTTCCCCGGTCGCGGACGACTCGATGGACATCGTCGGCTCGGTGAGTCCCATCACCAGCACGAACGGGATCTGCCCGCAGGACAGGCTGGAGCCGATCCTGCTCGCCGAGGCCCGCGAGCTCGGCGCCGACATCAGGTTCGGCACCGAGGTGGTCGACCTGGCCGAGACCGATGACGGCGTCACCGTGACCGTGCTCGACCACGAGACCGGGCAGCGGTCGGTCATCGCCGCCGACCACGTGATCGCCGCGGACGGCGCGGCCAGCCCGATCCGCGAGCGGCTCGGCATCAGCAGCACCGGGCCCGGCCCGCTGGGCGGTCCGATGATCACCGTGCTGTTCCGCGCCGACCTCACGGACCTGGTGCGCGGCCACGAGTTCGTCGTCTGCGAGATCCGCAAGCCGGACGCCGAAGGGCTGCTGCTCGCGATCAACAACACCGACCGCTGGGTCTTCTACATCTCCTGCCCGCCGGGCAGCGGCCGCACCCCGGCCGACTTCCCGCCGCAGCGCTGCCTCGAGGTCGTCCGCGAGGCCATCGGCCTGCCGGACCTGGACGTCGAACTGCTCGCGGTCATGCCATGGCAGGCGGCCGCCTCGGTGGCCGACGAGATGCGGCGCGGCCGCGTCTTCCTGATCGGCGACGCCGCGCACGTGATGCCGCCGAGCGGCGCGTACGGGCTGAACACCGGCATCGCCGACGCGCACAACCTGGCCTGGAAACTGGCCATGGTGTCCCGCGGCGAGGCCGGTCCCGCACTGCTCGACAGCTACGAGCGTGAGCGCCTCCCGGTCGGCCGGTTCACCGTCGAGCAGGCGATGCTCGTCCAGCGCAACCCTCGGCTGCACTGGGACCTGAAGTCGTCGCTGGCCGAGCGCGAGCAGCTCGGGATGGCCCACCCGGTCGTCGTTTCCCTGTGCCAGCAGTATGTTTCGGGCGCGGTGGACGGTCCTCGTGCGGAGCTGCCCTCGTTGAGCGACCCGGCTTTGAACCTCGACGGTCACCCCGGGACGCGTGCGCCGCATCTGCGGGTGCTCCGCGATGGGGTTTCGGTGTCCACAGTGGACCTGTTCGGCACGGGTTTCGTGTTGCTGTGCGGTCCTGGTGGTCATCGATGGCAGGCCGCCGCCGAGGAGTTGCCGGTGACCGCCTACCGGCTCGCGGCGGACGGCGATCTCGTGGACGCCGAGCAGCGATGGGCGGCGCTCGCGGGGATCAAGCCGGAAGGCGCGCTCCTCGTCCGGCCGGACGGTTTCGTGGCGTGGCGCGGTGTGGACGACACCGAGGCCTCCGCCGCGCACCTGGGCCGCGTCTTGCGCGGAGTCCTTTACTGA
- a CDS encoding acyl carrier protein translates to MTEFTQEDLFRIMRECAGEDESAELGAASAGADFDDLGYDSLAVMETASRVSREYGVSLPEEEVADVRTPESFVAMVRQQQRQQQPV, encoded by the coding sequence ATGACGGAGTTCACCCAGGAGGACTTGTTCCGGATCATGCGCGAATGCGCTGGTGAGGACGAGTCGGCCGAGCTCGGCGCCGCCTCGGCCGGCGCCGATTTCGACGATCTCGGCTACGACTCGCTCGCGGTGATGGAAACCGCGAGCCGGGTTTCGCGCGAGTACGGGGTTTCGCTGCCGGAGGAGGAGGTCGCCGACGTGCGGACCCCCGAGTCGTTCGTGGCGATGGTCCGGCAGCAGCAACGGCAGCAACAGCCCGTCTGA